The Lonchura striata isolate bLonStr1 chromosome 9, bLonStr1.mat, whole genome shotgun sequence region CGCCTTTAAAGAGTTGTGCTGTTATTGAGAGAGAGGAATTTGCTGTTTGTGAAGCCAGAAAGTTcctgtgcagcctgtgctgTGGAGTTGCAGCGTTCTCGTAgccggctggagctgctgcacgGCGCGGGGGGCTCGGTCTGTGCAGTGGGAGCGGGATCTCCGTCACTCcataaaactcagcagtgccCATAGGCCCTCAGATTTCAGGCTGTAAGGGCAGCTGCAAAAGAACCCTCCTTCCAGAGGGAGAATAACAGCTGCCTTAATTAAAAGAAGCTGTTGGGAGAGGAGTTGATTCATAAAACACTCCTCCTCGGATGTGCTTAACCCTGGCTCCAAGAGGCTCTGCTAATCAGCACAAAATCTCATCACCAGCCTTTGGGAGGTCAGTCTTtatggagctgggcaggagtcaCTTGCTTTGTAGGACACTGGGCCAGCTACAAGGAAGCCAAGGAGTCCTTTTAATCTTTGCAGGTATTTTGTAAAGGCCGGGACCCCAACAGTTTTGGTATTTGCCAAGCGTTCTCCTTTCTCTAAGAAATACTTCTCTGGCAAGAAAGTGCATCGACTGTAATGAGCAAGAAAGAAACAAGGAACCCTGTGCAAGAGGCTGCTGTTTGTTAGCCCAGCTCCAGGATGCAGACTTCTGCTTGAACAAAAATACTTTGCACTCTTCAGGGGAGGAAAATAATCTTGGCACACAGGGAAACTTccaggggagcagcacaggagaAGGAAGGGCTAACATGAGGGGATTATTTGTTTAAAAGGGAACCCAGCTGGCTTGCAGAAGGTCTCCTCTATGATAGGCTGCATGTGGTTTTGAAATAAACCTGAAGCAGTGCCAAACGCTGGCTGTGGTTGCAGTAACAGCAGCTGGGAATGTTCTGCCTTACCTGAGAAAATCACAGATTTGCTCGGAggtgggctgtggctgctggggttCAGCAGCAGTGGCCTGGGGAGTACCTGCCTGTTGCTGCAGGGTGGatgcagtcaggttcctgcCTGGCACTCAGCAAGTGCTGTTTTGTCACTgcttggctgtgctgctggccagGCTACAGCAGAGCTCTTTGTTTGGAGCAGTGTTTGACTGACCCTTTTGATATCTCACTGAATGTCCTACAGAACCTGGAATAAACATGGCTATTTTAAGTAGACTGACTTCTGCCTAATGAATGAGACAACATTTTGTCTCACCTTGTGAAATACCAGAGAATGACAGACACTGATTGTAAACCCCAACGTAACACCCTTGTCCATTACATTAACTGGTACAGCCAACACGCAGGGTCTTCTGTATTAGCGTTTGGCTTTTAATTAGAAGTAATTCCCAATCTCTCATTTCGTTCTCTTCTGCAGGAATACACTGCAGCTTTAGACACAGCCAATGCACGGGGCATTAGAAAGCTGTTCAGCCATAAAACACTCCTGCTTCCATCacagagcctggctgcaggcagctctagagaaaacatttccatttcacTGTTCCTAAATTTCTGCACCGTGCACAAACACAGCAAGAGTTATCTCCAACCGAGGATGCTTCAGTTTAATGTCCAAAGCTGGGGCTTGCTTTACAGCGAGGCAGCAGGGGgtgggcactgtccagccatccctggcagtgccctcagagggcagagagctgggcagtgccctcagagggcagagagctgggcagCCAGGTGCTGCAGGCTCAGCCCGTTGCACACGATGCACAGGAGGTTGCAGAGGGAGGACAGAGCGTGGTGGAGGGCGAAGCTCCGGGCCAGCTGCCTGTAGCTGGGGCTGGAGGCACGGAGCTGCCTGCGGGGCTCGCTGGCTGCCAGCCccacctcctgccccagcccgtGGCTGCtctccaccagctgcagctcGGCCACCGTGTCGGAGGCGACCTGCCCGAACCACTGCGTGTTCAGCACGGAGGCGGCGATGCAGACGAGGAAGATGATGGTCTGCAGGGAGTGAAGCCCGCCGTGAGCGCCTCACTGCTGTGGTGGGTTACGTTTCTCCCCCAGGCCCCCTGGCTCACTGCAGTTTGGGTGCTTGTGGGTTTCTTTTAACCGTGCGTGGATCTCCATGGTCTGCAAGGCAGccagaggagcagaggaagggGTTTGGGCTTTGGCCAGCCCGTGTGAGGAAGGGGGAGGCTACCTGGGTCATGTTCTCCTTGCAGAGCTGCTCGCTGGGGTGGGACATGGCAAACAGGGTCAGGTTGAGGAAGGCGCAGGTGGAGCTGATGTGGAAGTAGTAGGGGAAGAGCTCCCGCTGGATGGAGCCGAAGGTGTGGCGAGGGAGGTGCCTGCTCATCACAAACCCTGCCAGGGGGAGAGCAGGTCAGTCCTGGGGCAAAGCCCcctcccctgtgccacccccctgggcagagagcacagcacagcccaacCTACCGGCCACGAAGGTCACCCAGACCTGCATCCCCCAGGAggtggagaggaaaagcaggtgCAGCAGTTTGATGGTGTTGGAGGGCCCCGTGTCACTTGCCACGGCGTCCTGGATGGGGACAGGTCCCTTCATGTCAGCCAGGTCACCCCGAATTCGGCgctgagctgtggctgctgctgtcaccttGCTGCTCGCGGGGCAAATGCGGTTCAGGTTCACAAAGCTGCTTACTCAGGAAAAGCtctggagctggcacagccccgtTCAGCCTCACCACCACACACCCGACCGGGCTGCAAACCCACTGTTCAATCCCCTCTATCTCAGGGCAGGGCTCTGCGTCAGCACCTGGGAACCAGATGGTTGGGGTGGACTTTTGGCAAAGTCCAGCCAACGCCCCACTGACCCCTGGCAGCAGGAACAAGCAGAAAGTCAATAAaaaggggaagagaaaagcTGTGACACATTCACCTGCCCACGCTGTGGCCATCAAAGAGGCCTCTTGGCCAGGGGGAAGCCCTCTTGATTAAAAACAGCATCAGCTTCTGCACTTTAACCAAAAGcctggagcctcaaaggagcaGGGGGGCTCCCGGGCTCTGCTGCCCCAGACCCTGCACAAGAGCTTGGGCAGTGGGTGGAAGGAGGTTTGGAAGGAGTTGCCTGATCCACTGCAAGGAGCcctctgaaaattaattaaaacaaagcttCTGGGAGTAGCCCATCAATACTGCTGCCTGCAgaattcctcctcctcctcctcctcccctcggCTGGTTGCCTCGGGGCATGAATTACAGCAGGGCTGGCCTTGAGAGACACTGCTGTCTAATTCTATCCTGCTCCGGCAAAGCAGATAAATATGCCCTGTATTGTGATATATTAGCTCCATGTATTTATTTAGGCATCCATAAAATCAGGTCCTTAAACCTTCTCATGATGGCAGCACACCAGAGAAGGTGCCCACATCCAGCCTGGAGTGCTGGCCTGTAAATCCCCAGCTGTATTCATGGCCTTTCCCAAAAGCTTCTTggtggttttgggatttttccatcctccagcagccctggaTGGCAGAGGCCCAGGGAAGACAGCCGTGGTTCTTAGGTGGGGCCTTGTTCCCTGCATCATCCTGGGCAGGAAGGCAGTgggggctctgccagcagccagcacagagccctgctgctcccaaggTCCCAGATCTGCCTCTCCAAATGCTTTGCCTCCATGCAGGAATCAGCAGCCAAGAGCTCCAAGGTGTTTTCTTGCAAAGCTGCAGGCTGGAAGGTTGCTCAGAGCAGGGGGTAACtcccttctttttttaaggAGATTAAGAAAAATGGTAATTGATTGCTGAATTGGTCCTTTAGTGGTGCATTTGATGGGGAGGGCAAAGAAAGGGCTCTGGGAAAGGCTGGTAGGGACCAGCAGGTCCCTCCTTCTCTGTGGGATGAGGCAGTGGAGCTCCAGGTTTGCTCCAAGCTGCCCAGTCCTGCTGTCCATGCCCCCgagggccagcagctgctgtagGGCTGCAGTTTTCTTCCAGAAGCACAAAGCACACGGGGCTCTGCCGTGCCCCCAGGTCACTCCTGCTCCATCACCCTGCATCCCTGGggacccagccaggctggagccagggctggcccGGGCCTCCCAGCAGGAAAAAGCACAATACTTGAGGAGGAGAGGTCAGTTAAAGTTTAATGTTCAGGCAAATACATCATCCCCTCCACTTAATCAAGCAGCAGCAATTCCTAAGGTAAGTAGAAAGGATGGCTCCAAAAGATGGCTCTCATCCCAGTGATAAAAAGGCAGGACTGCTCTGAGTTTTGGGAGATAAAAGGGCTCTATAAAAATTGAGTGTTTGGACTATGTTCAGCATAAGATGGCTTTATCTTTTGGAGGTCAGGGCCCAGCCATGCCAGGTCTTGAGATGTTTATGATGGGAGATAGAGCAGAGATTAGGGGTTGATGgccacagccagcccaggggTGGGAGCCACTGGCTGGTGGCCAcaggggaggggcaggagctcctTCTGCTTATAAATTGGGTGGGGAATTTGGGTGGCAAAGGGACTGGGTACTGCAGAGGGACACCTGGGGTCCTGGAAAAGATCCTGTGGTCATTTCTGGAACCCCATGGCCTCACCTCACCCCAAGGATGGCATTACCATCCCTTGCTCATGGTTAAGCTCTACAAAACCCATCCTTGGGGTtaagcacagggctctgcagaCAGAGGcaaaggcacagctggcacttgTAAAAGCTGCTGTGCCCAAAGCTCTGCGTGCCTGAAGGCTTCCAGAAACCTCAATGCCATCAGAAAACCTCTGGCTGTGTGACCCAGGAAAGCCAAGGAGGGGGCTCTCCACAGGCCTGTGGCTGAGGGCAGAtgtcccctgggctgtgcctgaTGAGTACCACTTCCACTGTGACCCCTGCTTCATTCTGGTGCCTTTCCCAGAGCATCGCAGACTTAGGGGAGCAAGGTTTGGCTCTCAAGGTGTTGGTGCATCCAgcagaggaggacaaggagggcAGTCCCAGACATGAGAGCAACACCTCCAGACAGTCCCCAGAAGCCACTTGCATGGAACACCACCCCTTTCCTGCAGCACATTCCTGCCTCAAAGGACCCCACCTCCACCTGAGCCCCAGGTGACCTGGGGGTGCAGGATCCTTCTCCAAGCTCACCACACAGCAAGCCCCTGGAGCAGACACGCACCCAGAGCAGATATGGATGTTTGTCCTTTCAAAACACTTTTATTGCTGCTCCTTCCACAGCCCCATGGGGTGGGATTTcagcccaggaggagcaggggctgtttgccagccctgcccaggaaaaggagcagcactggggagAGGGGGATGTTCTACCAGCCACCCCTACACCAGGGAGGGGTACAGCACCCACCCTACATCACTGCCCCCTTTCTCCCTTTGCTGCCTCAAAAGGAACCAGTGAGATGCCCAACTGAGAActagtgaaaaaaataatctggatTGGGAATATTTTGGATCATACAAAGATTCAAGTAGCATTAAGTGAACTAGAAAACCAAGTCCTGTACATCAGCTTATAAAATgtctaaataaaatttaaaaaaagaaagaagaaaaggtatGACACATCAGTGCAAGGGATGAGGTGGTAATGCCCCTCCACCCCAACCCCTGGgaccaaagccctcagggaggCAGGGTCTGGGTGCCACCATGCCACATTCCCTTCCACCACAGAAGCGTCCCCTcatctgtctgtccatctgtcaGCAGGGGACCGTGGCTCTAGAAGTCCTGCAGCCGTGAGATCAGGTCCTCCTTATTCTTCAGCAGGAACTTCTCACAGGCTTTGAAGGTGGAGCAGATGTCGGAGGACAGCCCCGCCACATTGGTGGTGACGTAGGTGAGGTACCCCGGCATGGCCTGGTTGTAATAAGCCACCTGCGAGGCACAGGACAAGGTCAGCAGGGGCACAGGGGAGGGAGGAGCCTCCCCCACGGGCTGTGGGATCACAGCCACAGCATCCCACCTTGCTCATCTCCTCTGACTCTGGCCAAATGCAGAACCCAGAGCAGAGCGTCTCCCCGCGCGTGAACTCCTCTCTGGCAGGGTGGGTGGGCAGCGTCACCGACCGAAAGGCCACCACGTAGGGGTCCCTGGGGACGGGAGAGCCCGGtgagctggcacagggagcagggatcaACGATGGCAGGGAGCAGGGGTCGGGCTGGACACTCACCCCTTGCTGCAGGGCTTCCGCCGGGATGCCAGGATAACGAAGTCCTGCGGTTTGTTCTCATTCCGGAGCTTCTGGCTCACCACGTGGTAGATCATGTCGTCGTCATCAACCTTCTGCACGAGCTCAGCACTCCTGTAAGGGAAGGGAACCGGTCACAGGaaccctgctgtgcccctgaATCTGGGCCTTAGACATTTACACCCCACCACCAGACCCAAAATATTTGGGGGGACCTTAAATAGATGTTTGccccagcaaagcccagccATCAGCCCAGATGGAGCCAGGACAGGGCCACACAGTGAGGGGTCTCTGGGAGCAAGCAAGGTGACATACTGGCTCCCAAGGATGCTGAACCACAAGGCTTAAACATGGGggtgt contains the following coding sequences:
- the TMEM205 gene encoding transmembrane protein 205; translated protein: MKGPVPIQDAVASDTGPSNTIKLLHLLFLSTSWGMQVWVTFVAGFVMSRHLPRHTFGSIQRELFPYYFHISSTCAFLNLTLFAMSHPSEQLCKENMTQTIIFLVCIAASVLNTQWFGQVASDTVAELQLVESSHGLGQEVGLAASEPRRQLRASSPSYRQLARSFALHHALSSLCNLLCIVCNGLSLQHLAAQLSAL